A DNA window from Sphingopyxis macrogoltabida contains the following coding sequences:
- a CDS encoding alkaline phosphatase D family protein, which yields MDRRQFLAGAALIGISGIWASRSSAAPSRIAWKEDRDLFPQGVASGDPDEHSIVLWTRRPFDRGERHELTVEVALDPDFRSVVAAARAPVLAAADWTCRALVGGLLPATAYWYRFTDDGGAGSRVGRTLTAPRADDTRPVRFAFVSCNSVNEGAQNAYRRMIWEDERAAADRKLGFVLHLGDFIYEVVEYPEETPNRYSRTVYDLGHIPDARKVGNFYVPTNLAGYRHVYRAHIDDPDIQDARAHFPFVCIGDNHEFSWQGWQSFTKFGGEIEPAQPLRVAANQAWWEYIPSRVRKASGAGLEQFDPPAVEKAPIDTFDDHGFGTEANNRAAVGSMTAYRALRYGKHVDLILTDLHSYKAADPTDRPEAAALDSGEYPVVPQEWMEIVDGGKDYAGGKPPATIAIGEKSIPNYRKDEGAYTALGREQKAWLKERLTRSTATWKIWGATNGPLDMRTDPQNLPAGLVEGKWPGRDYGTFGGGDLSGAFAERAEIYDMVRDNKLSGFVTVSGDRHSFWAGYAAPALPPAGFAPVGLSFITGSISAPGLGEAAEYWKDSPLLPLFVRKRAGAAPEHTINLTIKRGVRAALEY from the coding sequence ATGGACCGGCGGCAGTTTCTGGCGGGCGCGGCTTTGATCGGGATCAGCGGCATCTGGGCGTCGCGATCGTCCGCCGCGCCTTCGCGCATTGCATGGAAGGAAGATCGCGACCTTTTCCCTCAGGGCGTCGCGTCGGGCGACCCCGACGAACACAGCATCGTCCTTTGGACCCGGAGGCCCTTTGACCGGGGCGAACGACATGAACTGACGGTGGAAGTGGCGCTGGACCCCGACTTCCGCAGCGTCGTCGCCGCTGCGCGCGCACCGGTGCTGGCGGCGGCCGACTGGACGTGCCGTGCGCTGGTCGGCGGGCTCTTGCCAGCGACCGCCTATTGGTACCGTTTCACCGACGACGGCGGCGCGGGCAGCCGGGTCGGGCGCACCCTTACCGCCCCGCGCGCCGACGATACACGCCCGGTTCGTTTCGCCTTTGTGTCGTGCAACAGCGTCAACGAAGGTGCGCAAAACGCCTATCGCCGGATGATCTGGGAGGACGAGCGCGCGGCCGCCGACCGCAAGCTCGGCTTCGTCCTCCATCTCGGCGATTTCATCTATGAGGTGGTCGAATATCCCGAGGAAACTCCGAACCGCTATTCGCGCACCGTCTACGATCTCGGCCATATCCCCGACGCGCGCAAGGTCGGCAATTTCTACGTGCCGACCAATCTCGCCGGATATCGCCACGTTTATCGGGCGCATATCGACGATCCGGACATTCAGGACGCCCGCGCGCATTTTCCATTCGTTTGCATCGGCGACAATCACGAATTCTCGTGGCAGGGCTGGCAGAGCTTCACCAAATTCGGCGGTGAGATCGAGCCGGCGCAGCCGCTGCGCGTCGCCGCCAATCAGGCGTGGTGGGAATATATTCCCTCGCGCGTCCGCAAGGCGTCGGGCGCCGGGCTGGAGCAGTTCGATCCGCCCGCGGTCGAAAAGGCGCCGATCGACACATTCGATGATCACGGCTTTGGTACCGAAGCCAACAACCGCGCGGCGGTCGGCAGCATGACGGCGTACCGCGCGCTGCGCTATGGCAAGCATGTCGATCTGATCCTGACCGACCTCCACAGCTACAAGGCAGCGGACCCGACCGACCGGCCGGAGGCGGCGGCGCTCGATTCGGGCGAGTATCCGGTTGTCCCGCAGGAGTGGATGGAGATCGTCGACGGCGGAAAGGATTATGCCGGCGGCAAGCCGCCTGCGACGATCGCGATCGGCGAAAAGAGTATCCCCAATTATCGCAAGGATGAGGGTGCATACACCGCGCTTGGCCGCGAGCAGAAGGCGTGGCTGAAGGAGCGGCTGACCCGATCGACCGCAACCTGGAAAATCTGGGGCGCGACCAACGGCCCGCTCGACATGCGCACCGATCCGCAGAACCTTCCCGCCGGGCTGGTCGAAGGGAAGTGGCCGGGCCGAGATTATGGGACCTTCGGCGGCGGCGATTTGAGCGGTGCCTTTGCCGAACGTGCCGAGATCTACGATATGGTGCGCGACAACAAGCTGTCGGGCTTTGTCACCGTCTCGGGCGATCGCCACAGCTTCTGGGCCGGCTATGCCGCACCTGCTCTGCCGCCCGCCGGATTCGCGCCGGTCGGGCTCAGCTTCATCACCGGTTCGATATCCGCGCCCGGCCTTGGCGAAGCCGCCGAATATTGGAAGGATTCTCCCCTGCTGCCGCTCTTCGTCCGCAAGCGGGCGGGCGCCGCGCCCGAGCATACGATCAACCTGACGATCAAGCGCGGGGTGCGCGCGGCGCTCGAATATTGA
- a CDS encoding M14 family zinc carboxypeptidase yields the protein MVADIDPGRPFGVGRRTLLAAGLAMTGAGIPMRGWTREPMFDFPDSAALRRMIQPAIDALGKAAQVEHLGQSANGKPIEMISIGTGERSALIVGAPHPNEPIGCLTVVELVRRLARDPQFRERSGYRWHFIPAIDPDGLDLNAGWLQGPATIANYMRHFFRPAFARQPEYAFPLDMPGYRFEAATPENLCWQRALAIARPDFQSSLHGSDTGGAFYILSENRPGLARQLSRQTKRFGIALNRLGEPDATIKSFAPGVFSAFEVEPYLAEAGRAGKDLRQFWGAGRSSTEFAAQTYGSFCMICEVPLWEDSRQFSSRPSSCSEADVVRMQLDQLRKNARLLDRAAPLLARDPPDSESQALMLALREAAALSDSQLAAAEAQFRTAETKRRESLADLVQLEPGTTQMRAPAMLARLARRLGEHALAAAAEALTAGYIGEYLRRSSLRPVPVARSIALQIQSIILSARQAG from the coding sequence ATGGTGGCAGATATCGATCCGGGCCGGCCTTTTGGCGTCGGTCGTCGCACCCTGCTTGCGGCGGGCCTTGCGATGACCGGCGCCGGTATCCCCATGCGGGGATGGACGCGCGAGCCGATGTTCGACTTTCCCGACAGCGCCGCGCTGCGCCGGATGATCCAGCCCGCGATCGATGCGCTGGGTAAGGCGGCGCAGGTCGAGCATCTGGGGCAGAGTGCGAACGGCAAGCCGATCGAGATGATCAGCATCGGCACGGGGGAGCGATCGGCGCTGATCGTCGGGGCGCCGCATCCGAACGAGCCGATCGGCTGCCTGACGGTCGTAGAGCTTGTTCGCCGGCTTGCGCGCGACCCGCAGTTTCGTGAGCGGTCGGGTTATCGCTGGCACTTCATCCCCGCCATCGATCCCGATGGGCTCGACCTCAACGCCGGCTGGCTGCAGGGCCCTGCGACGATCGCCAATTATATGCGGCATTTTTTCCGCCCCGCTTTCGCGCGCCAGCCCGAATATGCCTTTCCGCTCGATATGCCCGGCTACCGTTTCGAGGCTGCAACGCCCGAAAATCTCTGCTGGCAGCGCGCGCTCGCAATCGCCCGGCCCGACTTCCAGTCGTCGCTGCACGGCAGCGACACCGGCGGCGCCTTCTATATCCTCAGCGAAAACCGGCCCGGACTCGCGCGCCAGTTGTCGCGGCAGACGAAACGCTTCGGTATCGCGCTCAACCGGCTGGGCGAACCCGATGCGACGATCAAAAGCTTCGCGCCGGGCGTCTTTTCGGCGTTCGAGGTCGAGCCGTACCTCGCCGAAGCGGGACGCGCGGGCAAGGATTTGCGGCAATTCTGGGGGGCAGGGCGCTCCAGTACCGAATTTGCGGCACAGACTTACGGCAGTTTCTGCATGATCTGCGAAGTGCCGCTATGGGAAGATAGTCGCCAGTTCAGCAGCCGGCCCTCGTCCTGCAGCGAGGCCGACGTCGTGCGCATGCAACTGGACCAGCTTCGCAAAAATGCCCGGCTGCTCGATCGGGCGGCTCCTTTGCTTGCCCGCGATCCTCCAGACAGCGAAAGTCAGGCGTTGATGCTTGCGCTGCGCGAAGCGGCCGCGCTTTCCGACTCACAGCTTGCGGCCGCCGAGGCGCAATTTAGAACCGCCGAAACGAAGCGGCGCGAGAGTCTTGCCGACCTTGTGCAGCTTGAACCCGGAACGACCCAGATGCGCGCACCCGCCATGCTTGCGCGGCTGGCCCGGCGACTGGGCGAACATGCTTTGGCTGCGGCCGCAGAGGCACTCACCGCCGGCTATATCGGCGAATATCTGCGCCGGTCGTCGCTGCGGCCGGTACCGGTCGCCCGCTCTATCGCGCTCCAGATACAATCGATCATCCTGTCGGCCCGGCAAGCCGGATAG
- a CDS encoding TonB-dependent receptor: MGQHGSWLYAGTALLAIGQAAPAAAQTSDDTDQPGEIVVTAQKRAEPLRTIAASVQAIGGQNLEDRGLRSLDDVARLVPSLSIAPETGLGDRNILLRGVAPSGGTQPTVVTYLDDILIPNSVDPQLYDLERVEVLKGPQGDLYGASAAGGLIRYVEVRPDPSEIHARAEASVADVSGGSANYGAAALINLPLGTDAAVRMSAVYDRRGGFIDNIDPVTGDRRKNVNEVERFTGRIAAGWTPSDTLEIRASVLFNSRTNGAFNESDRNERLPDGSPDTLLTSRFFPERAADRSWIGNLTLDLDVGAGTITSATGYVDQKIRRRLDQRDIYNLDPAITGFAYPGFDPDVNGPFVDNPNTALLSPFINRTHLRQFSQELRFSSDWDFPVQLLAGAFYLRSITDSFQRLGFDAPIPEYSEGLYGGDPDSLVDAGYTGKERVTEIAGFANLRWQFADEKGEIKGGVRVYDRKNPRRIVDTPGALFPVGVDATAKDSGTLFSASASYKLTPTFFAYARYAGGFRPGVGRALPGPVCDPDFAELGIDPATIPPFTRPEKLDSYEAGVRKASRDGRFSASLTGFKIKYRDIQQSLVLPTCASIFDVNAGRATTQGFELEARMSPSRALNFTFGVGYTDSRLDEGDPFSGGDAGEQLQFVPAWSFSIQQDYRAAVFGDWDLVVRSDLSFTDKRQTEFGLPGSPPDAATRLPDYTLVNAQIGVARDGWEVLLFGDNLTNELPIYGANQTRYFGSDGRTWSVGNPRTIGVRVRSSF, from the coding sequence GTGGGGCAACATGGGTCTTGGCTGTATGCAGGCACGGCGCTGCTGGCGATCGGACAGGCGGCTCCGGCCGCCGCTCAGACAAGTGACGACACGGATCAACCGGGCGAAATCGTCGTCACGGCGCAGAAGCGCGCCGAGCCGCTGCGCACGATTGCAGCGAGCGTGCAGGCGATTGGCGGCCAGAATCTCGAAGACCGCGGACTGCGCTCGCTCGACGATGTCGCCCGGCTGGTGCCGTCGCTGTCGATCGCGCCCGAAACGGGGCTTGGCGACCGCAATATCCTGCTTCGCGGTGTTGCGCCGTCGGGGGGCACGCAGCCGACCGTCGTTACCTATCTCGACGATATCCTGATCCCCAATTCGGTCGACCCGCAGCTTTACGATCTCGAACGGGTCGAGGTGCTCAAGGGGCCGCAGGGCGACCTTTACGGCGCCTCGGCGGCGGGCGGGCTGATCCGCTACGTCGAGGTCCGCCCCGATCCGTCGGAAATCCATGCGCGGGCCGAAGCCAGCGTCGCCGACGTCTCGGGCGGATCGGCGAACTATGGCGCCGCGGCCCTGATCAACCTGCCGCTCGGCACCGATGCCGCGGTGCGGATGAGCGCGGTTTACGATCGCCGCGGCGGCTTCATCGACAATATCGATCCGGTGACCGGCGACCGCCGCAAGAATGTCAACGAGGTCGAACGGTTTACCGGCCGGATCGCTGCGGGATGGACGCCGTCGGACACACTGGAAATCCGCGCCTCGGTCCTGTTCAACAGCCGCACTAACGGCGCCTTCAACGAATCCGACCGGAACGAGCGCTTGCCGGACGGGTCGCCCGATACGCTGCTTACCAGCCGTTTCTTTCCCGAACGCGCGGCCGACCGGTCGTGGATCGGCAATCTGACGCTCGACCTCGACGTCGGCGCGGGCACGATCACTTCGGCGACCGGTTATGTCGACCAGAAGATCCGCCGGCGCCTCGATCAGCGCGACATCTACAATCTCGATCCCGCGATCACCGGCTTCGCCTACCCCGGCTTCGATCCCGATGTGAACGGTCCCTTCGTCGACAATCCGAACACGGCGCTGCTGTCGCCGTTCATCAACCGCACCCACCTCCGTCAGTTCAGTCAGGAGCTGCGCTTCAGTTCGGACTGGGACTTTCCCGTCCAGCTCCTCGCCGGAGCTTTCTATCTGCGCAGCATAACCGACAGTTTCCAGCGGCTGGGCTTCGATGCGCCGATTCCCGAATATTCGGAGGGCCTCTATGGCGGCGATCCCGATTCCCTCGTCGATGCGGGTTACACCGGCAAGGAGCGGGTCACCGAAATCGCGGGCTTCGCCAATCTGCGCTGGCAGTTCGCGGACGAGAAGGGTGAAATCAAGGGCGGCGTCCGGGTATATGACCGCAAGAATCCCCGCCGGATCGTCGATACCCCAGGGGCGCTTTTCCCCGTCGGCGTTGATGCGACGGCGAAGGACAGCGGTACATTGTTCTCGGCGAGCGCATCGTACAAGCTGACGCCGACCTTCTTTGCCTATGCGCGCTATGCCGGGGGGTTCCGCCCCGGTGTCGGCCGCGCACTGCCGGGCCCGGTATGCGATCCCGATTTCGCCGAACTGGGCATCGATCCGGCGACCATTCCGCCGTTCACCCGGCCCGAAAAGCTCGACAGCTATGAGGCCGGGGTGCGCAAGGCGAGCCGCGATGGCCGCTTCTCCGCCAGCCTGACCGGCTTCAAGATCAAATATCGCGACATCCAGCAGAGCCTCGTGCTGCCGACCTGCGCCAGCATCTTCGACGTCAATGCGGGACGCGCCACGACGCAGGGCTTCGAACTGGAAGCCCGGATGAGCCCCAGCCGCGCCCTGAACTTCACCTTCGGCGTCGGCTACACCGACTCGCGCCTCGACGAAGGCGATCCGTTCAGCGGCGGCGATGCGGGCGAGCAATTGCAGTTCGTCCCCGCGTGGAGCTTCTCGATCCAGCAGGATTATCGTGCCGCCGTCTTCGGCGACTGGGACCTTGTGGTGCGCAGCGACCTGTCCTTCACCGACAAGCGGCAGACCGAGTTCGGCCTGCCCGGGTCGCCGCCGGACGCCGCAACGCGGCTTCCCGATTACACGCTCGTCAACGCGCAGATCGGCGTTGCGCGCGACGGATGGGAAGTCCTGCTGTTTGGCGATAATCTAACCAACGAACTCCCCATCTATGGCGCAAATCAGACGCGTTATTTCGGTTCGGACGGCCGGACCTGGTCGGTCGGGAACCCGCGCACCATCGGGGTCAGGGTGCGGTCGAGCTTCTAG
- a CDS encoding TetR/AcrR family transcriptional regulator, with translation MPKLNQQAMRQRREHIVDAAIRQFAKQGFGGSSVDAICAEAGISKGAFYTHFESKDAVMLELLARRGAVYDAIAASTLAEFEEMFFDLMLRGLSDVDSRLEVEAVTIGASNDAIKQALIANSERCERRLSEVIGELLADGKIEMVDAVTPVEAASMLYTYASGRLSLHVYETANKDREARRGLAITLAGLVRAPG, from the coding sequence ATGCCGAAACTCAATCAACAGGCGATGCGGCAGCGGCGCGAGCATATCGTCGATGCCGCGATACGGCAGTTTGCCAAACAGGGCTTCGGGGGCTCCTCGGTCGATGCCATTTGCGCCGAAGCGGGTATCAGCAAGGGCGCTTTTTACACGCATTTCGAAAGCAAGGACGCCGTCATGCTCGAATTGCTGGCACGGCGCGGCGCGGTATACGACGCCATCGCGGCATCGACCCTCGCCGAATTCGAAGAGATGTTTTTCGACCTCATGCTGCGCGGCCTCAGCGATGTCGACAGCCGGCTGGAGGTGGAAGCAGTCACGATCGGCGCGTCGAACGATGCGATCAAGCAGGCGCTCATCGCGAATTCGGAGCGGTGCGAGCGCCGCCTCAGCGAAGTCATCGGAGAGCTTCTTGCCGACGGAAAGATCGAGATGGTCGACGCGGTCACGCCGGTCGAGGCGGCATCGATGCTCTATACCTACGCCTCGGGGCGGCTGTCGCTCCATGTCTACGAAACGGCCAACAAGGACAGGGAAGCGCGCCGCGGGCTCGCCATCACGCTCGCGGGGCTCGTCCGGGCGCCGGGGTGA
- a CDS encoding MFS transporter, whose amino-acid sequence MISFRTAGSGGGAPYASAKLALLCAILGSAWAARSIFNPLLDLAKADLAISDMHVGLVQGIALSLPAALLSIPVGRMIDTRNRVLLLVGLAAATMLGSVATALASSFTDLFVYRGLTGLGIMEEAVVLSLAADLFQPERRGRVTALIILAEYFGNALGFVFAGWLLPAASFMPLFTGASEWRMAPLLFGLAGLLLALPLLWMQEPPRRETMPGTGAASLAKGFVALNAFGRLLWPLLVAQVATIMAGNMASVWAVPVLARDFGLGEAESGQLVAAILLVPPLLGALAAGILADRGRGRGGAMVIAAAASLLALPGAAFPVMDSVHVSAALLALLVAGQTAALLGASAISILVLPNDIRGLWFGISGVMTMVFGFALAPSLAPWLAAGTGGELSSALAWILLLCGICAATGFTLALRQDAAEGADGRGPFSSQR is encoded by the coding sequence ATGATCTCGTTCCGCACGGCAGGCAGCGGAGGCGGTGCCCCATATGCGTCCGCAAAACTCGCCCTGCTGTGCGCCATCCTCGGTTCGGCATGGGCTGCGCGTTCGATATTCAATCCCCTGCTCGACCTTGCCAAGGCCGACCTCGCGATCAGCGATATGCATGTCGGGCTCGTGCAGGGCATCGCGCTGTCGCTGCCCGCCGCCCTGCTGTCGATTCCGGTCGGACGGATGATCGATACGCGAAACCGCGTGCTGCTGCTCGTCGGATTGGCCGCGGCGACGATGCTAGGGTCGGTCGCAACCGCGCTCGCTTCGTCCTTCACCGATCTTTTCGTCTATCGGGGCCTGACCGGCCTCGGGATCATGGAGGAAGCGGTGGTGCTGTCGCTCGCCGCCGATCTTTTCCAGCCGGAACGCCGCGGCCGCGTTACCGCGCTCATCATCCTTGCCGAATATTTCGGCAACGCGCTCGGCTTTGTCTTTGCCGGATGGCTGCTGCCGGCCGCCTCGTTCATGCCCCTCTTCACCGGCGCCAGCGAATGGCGAATGGCGCCATTGCTGTTCGGACTGGCGGGACTGCTGCTGGCGCTTCCGCTGCTCTGGATGCAGGAACCGCCGCGCCGCGAAACGATGCCCGGCACCGGCGCCGCCAGCCTGGCAAAGGGCTTCGTGGCGCTCAACGCTTTCGGCCGCCTGCTCTGGCCCCTGCTCGTCGCGCAGGTCGCGACAATCATGGCGGGCAATATGGCTTCGGTGTGGGCCGTTCCGGTTCTGGCGCGCGATTTCGGGTTGGGCGAAGCGGAGAGCGGCCAACTGGTGGCGGCAATCCTTCTCGTCCCGCCGCTGCTCGGCGCGCTGGCCGCCGGCATCCTTGCCGACCGCGGCCGCGGCCGCGGCGGCGCGATGGTAATCGCCGCGGCAGCATCGCTGCTTGCGTTGCCCGGCGCAGCATTTCCCGTGATGGATTCGGTGCATGTGTCGGCTGCGCTGCTGGCCTTGCTGGTGGCGGGTCAGACCGCAGCATTGCTTGGCGCAAGTGCGATAAGCATCCTCGTGCTCCCGAACGACATTCGCGGCCTGTGGTTCGGGATCAGCGGGGTGATGACGATGGTCTTCGGATTTGCCCTCGCTCCCTCGCTGGCGCCCTGGCTCGCAGCAGGAACGGGCGGGGAGCTGTCGTCGGCGCTCGCATGGATTCTCTTGCTTTGCGGCATCTGCGCGGCGACCGGTTTCACATTGGCGCTACGGCAGGATGCTGCCGAGGGTGCCGACGGCCGCGGGCCTTTTTCCTCGCAGCGCTAA
- a CDS encoding oxygenase MpaB family protein produces MQDNYLGTIIDFASPAGEPALLAPDSVQWRVYKNPIALGVGGIAAVLLEFAEPRIRSGVWDHSTYKADPIGRSRRTGLVAMLACYGPASVAKDVIGKVNRMHGKVKGETPAGEKYRALDPVLLDWVAATASYGFLMAYDRFVHRLADADKDRFMRDSEVIGREFGARHTPASVDGFMAMMADLEPRFEPHPILFEFLDIIQSGRAAPGVPRFLHRAIARASVSLLPAHIRRKLELGPQYDLTRLDLMLLRAAGRLADRRVDRASPPCRASVRLGLPHDFLFRSQAAQKEILALRGKRPAAVGTLGSILP; encoded by the coding sequence ATGCAGGACAATTATCTGGGCACGATAATCGACTTCGCCTCTCCGGCCGGCGAGCCGGCCCTGCTTGCGCCCGACAGCGTCCAGTGGCGCGTCTACAAGAACCCTATCGCGCTCGGCGTCGGCGGGATCGCCGCGGTGCTGCTCGAGTTCGCCGAGCCGCGCATCCGGTCGGGGGTTTGGGATCATTCGACCTACAAGGCCGACCCGATCGGCCGGTCGCGCCGCACCGGCCTCGTCGCGATGCTCGCCTGCTACGGCCCCGCGAGTGTCGCGAAGGATGTGATCGGCAAGGTCAACCGCATGCACGGCAAGGTGAAGGGCGAGACGCCGGCCGGCGAAAAATATCGCGCGCTCGATCCGGTGCTGCTCGACTGGGTGGCGGCGACCGCCTCCTACGGTTTCCTGATGGCCTATGACCGGTTCGTCCACCGGCTCGCCGACGCTGACAAGGACCGCTTCATGCGCGATTCCGAAGTCATCGGCCGCGAGTTCGGCGCGCGGCATACGCCTGCGAGTGTCGATGGCTTCATGGCGATGATGGCCGATCTCGAACCGCGCTTCGAACCGCATCCCATCCTCTTCGAATTTCTCGATATCATCCAGTCGGGGCGGGCGGCGCCGGGCGTGCCGCGCTTTTTGCATCGCGCGATTGCACGCGCCTCGGTGTCGCTGCTGCCGGCACATATCCGCCGCAAGCTCGAACTCGGCCCGCAATATGACCTCACGCGGCTCGATCTCATGTTGTTGCGAGCCGCGGGGCGCCTTGCCGACCGGCGCGTCGATCGCGCGTCGCCGCCATGCCGGGCGAGCGTGCGCCTCGGCCTGCCGCATGATTTTCTTTTCAGATCTCAAGCTGCGCAGAAGGAAATATTAGCGCTGCGAGGAAAAAGGCCCGCGGCCGTCGGCACCCTCGGCAGCATCCTGCCGTAG